A portion of the Dehalococcoidia bacterium genome contains these proteins:
- a CDS encoding aromatic aminobenezylarsenical efflux permease ArsG family transporter produces the protein MDITQVLQQAAADVNIPLISAFLLGLLAAVSPCPLATNISAMAYVSRNITSPRSVMTSGALYTLGRMASYFTIGALIILADAKTARIANSLQDAGERFLGPLLLVVGILMLGIVKLPYIQSGGRLSALGSKVADRGGLGAFALGVIFALAFCPFTAILFFAIMIPMAMESTEGIIVPASFALGSGLPVLIFAGLLSVSVTRVSEWANKITMAEKLIRWVVALVFVGVGIYYITL, from the coding sequence ATGGACATAACTCAGGTCCTTCAGCAGGCTGCCGCTGATGTCAACATTCCCTTGATATCTGCTTTTCTCCTGGGATTGTTGGCGGCGGTTAGTCCCTGCCCGCTGGCCACCAACATCTCTGCCATGGCATATGTGAGTCGGAACATCACCAGCCCTCGATCGGTGATGACCTCGGGCGCACTGTACACCCTGGGACGAATGGCGTCCTACTTCACCATCGGCGCCCTGATCATCCTGGCAGATGCCAAGACGGCCCGTATTGCCAATTCGCTGCAGGATGCAGGGGAGCGTTTCCTCGGCCCACTGTTGCTTGTTGTCGGCATACTGATGCTTGGTATTGTCAAGTTGCCATATATTCAAAGCGGGGGCAGACTCTCTGCCTTGGGATCAAAGGTTGCTGACCGTGGAGGGCTCGGAGCATTCGCGCTAGGTGTCATATTTGCTCTCGCATTTTGCCCGTTTACGGCAATTCTATTTTTTGCCATTATGATTCCCATGGCTATGGAATCAACTGAGGGCATCATCGTACCCGCTTCATTTGCCCTGGGAAGTGGACTCCCGGTACTCATCTTTGCAGGCTTGTTATCTGTGAGTGTCACTCGGGTTTCAGAATGGGCAAACAAGATTACGATGGCGGAAAAATTGATCCGCTGGGTTGTAGCTCTGGTGTTTGTGGGGGTAGGCATATATTACATCACTCTTTGA
- a CDS encoding nitrophenyl compound nitroreductase subunit ArsF family protein: MNKTARALFLSALAVVILLAGGLWACDSSTDSEPSATIAQGTSQMTSSPESTPSGTGWVEVVYFHRNSRCYSCRYAEEQTRYTLETYFGNDLANGRLIFRILNLQDSANAESVKKYEPYTSSLFINQATEGTDHIIQVTDIWTEIGNDDGFTAVVKNAVGEALKVS, translated from the coding sequence ATGAATAAAACCGCAAGGGCGTTGTTTCTGAGCGCATTGGCAGTAGTTATCCTGTTGGCAGGGGGGCTGTGGGCATGCGATTCTTCGACGGACTCTGAACCTTCAGCCACTATCGCACAGGGCACCTCCCAGATGACCTCCTCCCCAGAATCTACACCCAGCGGAACCGGCTGGGTAGAAGTTGTGTATTTTCATCGCAATAGCCGCTGTTACAGTTGCAGATATGCAGAGGAGCAGACAAGATACACCTTAGAAACCTATTTCGGAAATGATCTGGCAAACGGAAGACTCATATTTAGGATTCTCAATTTGCAGGATTCCGCAAATGCTGAGAGCGTCAAGAAGTATGAACCGTACACATCTTCTCTATTTATCAATCAGGCCACTGAGGGAACCGACCACATTATACAGGTGACTGATATTTGGACAGAAATAGGGAACGATGATGGCTTCACTGCCGTGGTAAAGAATGCTGTGGGAGAAGCTCTGAAGGTCAGCTGA
- a CDS encoding Rdx family protein, whose amino-acid sequence MRVPQFCHQAGAVEKEFGAKVALKGGHGGIFEVSLNGQAIYTNHNQCGRIPTEEEIFSRIRQGEEPKDETDSESCSCGGG is encoded by the coding sequence GTGAGGGTTCCTCAGTTCTGCCACCAGGCTGGCGCGGTTGAGAAAGAGTTCGGCGCGAAGGTGGCCCTGAAAGGAGGTCACGGCGGCATCTTCGAGGTGTCACTAAATGGCCAGGCCATCTACACAAACCACAACCAGTGCGGCCGAATACCCACTGAAGAGGAAATTTTCAGCAGGATTCGCCAGGGCGAAGAGCCTAAGGATGAAACCGACAGTGAGTCCTGCTCATGCGGGGGAGGCTGA
- a CDS encoding arsenate reductase ArsC, which yields MAEIENKKMIHKKARAVLFVCVHNSGRSQMAEAFFNQAVQGQAKALSAGTDPAPGVGPTVVEVMREIGIDLSESIPKTLTPEMLDGADKVITMGCGVEGVCPATFAETQDWELEDPKGQPTEKVRQIREQIRRHVMHLLDH from the coding sequence ATGGCAGAAATCGAAAACAAGAAGATGATCCATAAGAAGGCGCGAGCGGTCCTGTTTGTATGTGTGCATAATTCCGGCCGCAGCCAGATGGCGGAAGCCTTCTTCAACCAGGCGGTTCAGGGTCAGGCAAAAGCTCTTTCGGCGGGGACCGACCCAGCCCCTGGGGTCGGTCCGACAGTGGTCGAAGTGATGAGAGAAATCGGCATCGATCTGAGCGAGAGCATTCCTAAAACTCTCACTCCAGAAATGCTCGACGGGGCGGACAAGGTGATCACCATGGGCTGTGGAGTGGAAGGGGTCTGCCCGGCAACATTCGCGGAGACGCAAGACTGGGAACTGGAAGACCCCAAAGGCCAACCTACGGAAAAAGTGAGGCAGATTCGGGAACAGATCAGGAGGCATGTGATGCATTTACTCGATCATTGA